The following coding sequences are from one Epilithonimonas vandammei window:
- a CDS encoding lysophospholipid acyltransferase family protein: protein MSLISKEDLIKASGLDKIGFLKKPVASAIMNLAKINDVNNLYDKLKNTKGADFFDQFVKEQGLSYIVFEEDLAKVPKTGPFILVSNHPLGAIDGILMCKILLKVRPDFKVMGNFLLSKIEPMAPFVISVNPFEGRKDAFNSSSGMRETLKHLQEGGCIGIFPAGEVSNKNNEYGEVLDKPWEKTALKLIKKAKVPVVPMYFHATNSKIFYNVAKLHPDLQTVMLPAEMMKKREKPIRIRIGKPISVKQLEEEESIEELGEYLYRKVYMLKSYYEKRKSITENLKLPNMALKLPLLKQNNIVQNIIDETPIEDIISEIEVLKNTENKKLFSHGDYDIFFTTSAEIPSIMREIGRQRELTFRAVGEGTNLPFDLDEYDNHYHHLFLWDNAERKLVGAYRMALGAEVMKKYGINGFYTSSLFEYDPELQPFFRKVIEMGRAYISVEYQQKPFPLFLLWRGIVHVCLRNPGHKFLMGGVSISNKFSEFSKSLMIEFMRSHYYDSAVAQYIHPKNEFKVVMKERDKALFFEDMNADLNKLDKIIDDLEPELRLPVLIKKYIKQNAKMIAFNVDPNFNDAIDGLMYIRISDLPEDTIKPVLEELSDFFKAQTEKKSADNQ from the coding sequence ATGAGCTTAATCTCCAAAGAAGACTTAATAAAAGCATCGGGCTTAGATAAAATAGGTTTCCTGAAAAAACCAGTTGCGTCCGCTATAATGAATTTGGCAAAGATCAATGATGTCAATAATCTTTATGACAAACTCAAAAACACAAAAGGTGCTGACTTTTTTGATCAATTCGTCAAGGAACAGGGACTCAGCTATATTGTTTTTGAAGAAGATCTTGCCAAGGTTCCAAAAACAGGTCCTTTTATTTTGGTTTCTAACCATCCACTTGGTGCAATAGATGGCATCCTGATGTGCAAAATTCTGTTGAAAGTGCGTCCGGATTTTAAAGTGATGGGCAATTTTCTACTGTCGAAAATTGAACCTATGGCACCTTTTGTAATTTCCGTCAATCCATTTGAGGGGAGAAAAGACGCATTCAACAGCTCATCTGGAATGCGGGAAACACTGAAACATTTACAGGAAGGTGGATGTATCGGTATATTTCCTGCTGGTGAAGTTTCCAATAAAAATAATGAATATGGCGAAGTCTTGGATAAGCCTTGGGAAAAAACAGCGCTGAAACTCATCAAAAAAGCTAAGGTTCCCGTAGTACCGATGTATTTTCATGCTACAAACAGTAAGATTTTCTACAACGTAGCCAAGCTCCATCCAGATTTGCAAACGGTTATGTTGCCAGCAGAAATGATGAAGAAAAGAGAAAAACCTATCAGAATCAGAATTGGCAAACCTATTTCTGTAAAACAATTGGAGGAGGAAGAGAGCATAGAGGAACTTGGCGAATATCTTTACAGGAAGGTCTATATGCTAAAATCTTATTACGAAAAAAGAAAAAGCATCACCGAAAATCTGAAATTGCCTAATATGGCGCTCAAACTTCCGTTGCTCAAACAAAATAATATTGTTCAGAACATCATAGATGAAACACCGATTGAGGATATCATCAGTGAAATAGAAGTTTTAAAAAATACTGAAAATAAAAAATTATTTTCCCACGGGGATTATGATATATTTTTCACAACATCTGCCGAGATTCCTTCCATAATGCGAGAGATCGGGAGGCAGCGTGAGTTGACATTTCGTGCGGTAGGCGAGGGTACAAACCTGCCTTTTGATTTGGACGAATATGATAATCACTACCATCACCTTTTTCTTTGGGATAATGCCGAGAGAAAATTGGTTGGGGCATACAGAATGGCTCTGGGAGCTGAGGTGATGAAAAAATATGGTATCAATGGATTCTATACCAGCTCACTTTTCGAGTATGACCCAGAATTGCAGCCATTTTTCCGTAAAGTTATTGAGATGGGACGCGCATATATTTCAGTCGAATATCAGCAGAAACCTTTTCCTCTATTTCTTCTTTGGCGTGGGATTGTCCACGTTTGTCTTAGAAATCCGGGACATAAGTTCCTTATGGGCGGCGTGAGTATCAGTAACAAGTTTTCGGAATTCTCAAAATCATTGATGATTGAGTTTATGCGCTCGCATTATTATGATTCTGCAGTAGCACAATACATCCATCCAAAAAATGAGTTCAAGGTAGTGATGAAGGAGCGTGACAAAGCTTTGTTTTTTGAAGATATGAATGCCGATCTCAATAAGCTGGACAAGATTATTGATGACCTAGAGCCTGAACTTAGATTACCGGTTCTTATCAAAAAATATATAAAGCAGAATGCAAAAATGATCGCCTTTAATGTAGATCCGAACTTCAATGATGCTATTGACGGTTTAATGTATATTAGAATCAGCGACCTGCCGGAAGACACAATAAAACCTGTTTTGGAAGAATTGAGCGATTTCTTCAAGGCACAAACTGAAAAAAAATCGGCTGATAATCAATAG
- a CDS encoding aspartate kinase: MKVYKFGGASVKDAESVKNVALVLETQGFEKCLLVVSAMGKTTNALEKVVEFYFKKQDYQSEIETIKQNHIDIAKGLFSDNHAVFGEISLFFDDIDSFLRRNKSPNYNFVYDQVVSCGEMISSKILSEYLNEIQFFNHWLDARDYIKTDSNYREGIVNWQETEQNIAKLDKINCYVTQGFIGSESNNFTVTLGREGSDYTAAIFAYCLNADEMTIWKDVPGVMTGDPRKFENVELLSHISYEEAIEMAYYGASVIHPKTLQPLKQKNIPFYVKSFVEPKKPGTKVGISEDNELTESYILKENQTLLNVETRDFSFIAEDHMSLIFKLLAKYKIKVSLMQNSAISLALCLEDKFGNVNDLNEELQQSFITQMTKNVSLFTVRNVNLDTLDQFYKDKKVLLEQISKKTFQMVTI; this comes from the coding sequence ATGAAAGTTTACAAATTTGGAGGAGCGTCTGTAAAAGATGCAGAAAGTGTGAAAAATGTGGCCTTGGTTCTGGAAACACAAGGATTTGAAAAATGTCTGCTGGTAGTGTCTGCAATGGGCAAAACCACAAATGCATTGGAAAAAGTTGTTGAGTTTTACTTTAAGAAACAAGATTATCAATCCGAGATTGAAACCATCAAGCAAAATCATATCGACATTGCCAAAGGCTTGTTCAGTGATAACCATGCTGTTTTCGGAGAGATTTCTTTGTTTTTTGATGATATAGATTCTTTCCTTAGAAGAAATAAATCCCCAAATTATAACTTTGTTTACGATCAGGTGGTAAGCTGTGGCGAGATGATTTCTTCCAAAATCCTCAGCGAATATCTTAACGAAATTCAGTTCTTCAACCATTGGCTGGATGCGAGAGATTACATTAAAACCGATAGTAACTACAGAGAAGGAATCGTAAACTGGCAGGAAACAGAACAGAATATTGCCAAACTGGATAAAATCAATTGCTACGTAACACAAGGTTTTATAGGCTCGGAAAGCAATAACTTTACCGTAACATTGGGAAGAGAAGGTTCCGATTATACCGCTGCTATATTTGCATATTGTCTTAATGCCGATGAAATGACTATCTGGAAAGATGTTCCTGGTGTGATGACAGGTGATCCACGGAAATTCGAGAATGTTGAATTGCTGTCTCATATTTCTTACGAAGAAGCCATTGAAATGGCGTATTATGGCGCTTCGGTGATTCACCCGAAAACACTTCAGCCACTAAAACAGAAGAATATTCCGTTCTATGTAAAATCTTTCGTAGAACCGAAAAAGCCTGGAACCAAAGTTGGAATTTCTGAAGATAATGAATTAACAGAAAGCTATATTCTGAAAGAAAATCAAACCCTTCTGAATGTAGAGACCAGAGATTTTTCCTTTATAGCAGAAGATCACATGAGTTTGATATTCAAATTATTGGCTAAATATAAAATCAAAGTTTCTCTGATGCAAAATTCCGCGATTTCACTGGCTTTATGTCTTGAAGACAAATTTGGCAACGTCAATGATTTAAACGAGGAATTGCAACAAAGTTTCATTACACAAATGACAAAAAACGTTTCACTATTCACGGTCAGAAATGTCAATTTAGACACGCTGGATCAATTTTATAAAGATAAAAAAGTCCTGTTGGAACAGATTTCCAAGAAAACATTCCAAATGGTGACTATATAA
- the fbp gene encoding class 1 fructose-bisphosphatase — MSHQALQTLGEFIIEKQDDFKYSTGELSRLISSIRIATKVVNREVNKAGIADIIGKVGTENIQGEEQQKLDVMANDIFIAALSQREVVCGIASEESDDFIEIKCTENAHLSKYVVLIDPLDGSSNIDVNVSVGTIFSIYRRVTSPGSPVELRDFLQKGVNQVAAGYVVYGSSTMIVYTTGNGVNGFTLDPSIGTYYLSHKNIKFPTSGKIYSINEGNYVKFPQGVKDYIKYCQEEEGDRPYTSRYIGSLVSDFHRNMLKGGIYIYPSTSQSPNGKLRLLYECNPMAFLAEQAGGKCSDGFRRIMEIEPTELHQRVPFFCGSAAMVTKAEEFMAKAVVKN, encoded by the coding sequence ATGTCACACCAAGCTTTACAGACTCTAGGAGAGTTTATTATTGAAAAACAAGACGATTTCAAATATTCTACAGGAGAACTTTCCAGGCTAATCAGCTCCATCAGGATTGCCACAAAAGTCGTAAACCGGGAAGTCAACAAAGCAGGAATTGCAGATATTATTGGAAAAGTCGGAACTGAAAATATTCAAGGCGAAGAGCAACAGAAGTTGGACGTTATGGCAAACGATATTTTTATTGCTGCACTATCTCAGCGGGAAGTGGTGTGCGGTATCGCATCTGAAGAAAGTGATGATTTTATCGAAATCAAGTGTACAGAAAATGCGCATCTTAGCAAATATGTGGTTTTAATCGACCCTTTAGATGGCTCCTCAAATATCGATGTGAACGTTTCTGTTGGAACGATTTTTTCCATTTACAGACGCGTTACCTCACCGGGAAGTCCTGTAGAGCTAAGAGACTTCCTTCAGAAAGGAGTAAATCAGGTAGCTGCAGGTTATGTGGTTTATGGCTCATCTACAATGATTGTTTATACAACAGGAAATGGTGTGAATGGTTTTACACTTGATCCCTCTATCGGAACTTATTATCTTTCTCACAAAAACATTAAATTTCCAACTTCCGGAAAAATCTATTCAATCAATGAAGGGAATTACGTAAAATTTCCACAAGGTGTAAAAGATTATATCAAATATTGCCAGGAAGAAGAAGGCGACAGACCTTATACATCACGTTACATTGGTTCATTGGTTTCAGATTTCCACAGAAATATGCTGAAAGGTGGCATCTACATATACCCTTCTACTTCGCAATCGCCCAATGGAAAACTGAGATTATTGTATGAATGTAATCCAATGGCATTTTTGGCAGAGCAGGCCGGCGGAAAATGCAGCGACGGTTTCCGAAGAATTATGGAAATTGAGCCTACAGAACTCCATCAGCGTGTGCCATTTTTCTGTGGCAGTGCAGCGATGGTAACCAAAGCTGAGGAGTTTATGGCAAAAGCTGTGGTTAAAAATTAG
- a CDS encoding o-succinylbenzoate synthase — MKTAKFYPYTLNFKRPSGTSRGVLNTKETYFIEVFEDDKKGIGECALFRGLSFDDDDDYEAALEWTCRNINLSIDDLREELVNHPSIIFGVEQALLNLQHQGDVYFPSDFTDGKDSIKINGLIWMGTSDYMKEQLEEKLSKGFSCIKLKIGVDWNAEKQILKSLREQFPKDKIELRVDANGGFSPAEAKKVLEELAELDIHSIEQPIQAGNWKAMAELCHSTPTPIALDEELIGVLNYESKKTLIKEIKPQYIILKPALVGGFSGSDEWIQLAEQNNIGWWITSALESNIGLNAIAQYTYTKNNPMPQGLGTGGLFTNNFETNLHLEGERLWFDIH, encoded by the coding sequence ATGAAAACGGCAAAATTTTACCCTTACACGCTCAATTTTAAACGTCCTAGCGGAACCTCCAGAGGCGTTCTCAACACCAAAGAAACTTATTTTATAGAAGTTTTTGAAGATGACAAAAAAGGAATTGGTGAGTGCGCATTATTCCGAGGACTGAGTTTTGATGACGATGATGATTATGAAGCAGCACTGGAATGGACTTGCCGAAACATCAACCTCAGCATCGATGATTTGCGCGAAGAACTTGTCAATCATCCTTCGATAATTTTTGGTGTTGAGCAGGCGCTTTTGAATCTGCAACATCAGGGCGATGTCTACTTCCCAAGCGATTTTACGGATGGAAAAGATTCAATTAAAATCAATGGACTGATTTGGATGGGAACTTCGGATTATATGAAAGAGCAATTGGAAGAAAAGCTGAGCAAGGGATTTTCCTGTATCAAACTGAAAATTGGTGTGGACTGGAATGCCGAGAAACAAATCCTGAAATCACTCCGCGAACAATTTCCTAAAGATAAAATTGAACTGCGTGTAGATGCTAATGGTGGATTCTCTCCGGCAGAAGCCAAAAAAGTTCTTGAAGAATTGGCAGAATTGGATATCCATTCAATCGAGCAGCCCATTCAGGCCGGAAACTGGAAAGCTATGGCAGAACTTTGTCATTCTACGCCAACGCCCATTGCTTTGGATGAGGAACTGATTGGTGTTCTGAATTATGAATCTAAGAAAACATTAATAAAAGAAATCAAGCCGCAATATATTATTCTGAAACCAGCTTTGGTTGGCGGATTTTCTGGCTCGGACGAATGGATACAATTGGCAGAACAAAATAATATCGGCTGGTGGATAACTTCTGCTTTGGAAAGCAACATCGGTCTCAATGCTATAGCGCAGTACACTTACACCAAAAACAATCCGATGCCACAAGGATTAGGAACCGGCGGCCTTTTTACTAATAATTTTGAAACAAACCTGCATCTTGAAGGTGAAAGACTTTGGTTTGATATTCATTAG
- a CDS encoding co-chaperone GroES: MSVNFKPLADRVLVEPTPAETKTASGIIIPDTAKEKPQEGTVVAVGPGKKDEPTTVKVGDKVLYGKYSGTELKFEGKDYLIVKEGDLLGIIG; this comes from the coding sequence ATGTCAGTAAATTTTAAACCATTAGCAGACAGAGTTTTGGTAGAACCAACTCCAGCTGAAACTAAAACAGCATCAGGAATCATTATTCCGGACACCGCAAAGGAAAAACCACAAGAAGGTACCGTAGTAGCAGTAGGTCCGGGTAAAAAAGATGAACCTACAACTGTAAAAGTGGGTGACAAAGTTCTTTATGGAAAATACTCCGGAACTGAACTAAAATTTGAAGGCAAAGATTATTTAATTGTAAAAGAAGGAGACCTTTTAGGAATAATTGGGTAA
- the groL gene encoding chaperonin GroEL (60 kDa chaperone family; promotes refolding of misfolded polypeptides especially under stressful conditions; forms two stacked rings of heptamers to form a barrel-shaped 14mer; ends can be capped by GroES; misfolded proteins enter the barrel where they are refolded when GroES binds), producing the protein MAKEIKFDIESRDALKRGVDALANAVKVTLGPKGRNVVIEKSFGAPHVTKDGVSVAKEIELEDRVENMGAQMVKEVASKTNDIAGDGTTTATVLAQAIVREGLKNVAAGANPMDLKRGIDKAVTAVVENLKSQSQTVGDNNDKIKQVASVSANNDETIGSLIAEAFGKVGKEGVITVEEAKGIDTTVDVVEGMQFDRGYQSPYFVTNPEKMVAELDNPYILLVEKKISSMKELLPVLEPVAQGGKSLLIISEEVEGEALATLVVNKLRGSLKIAAVKAPGFGDRRKAMLEDIAILTGGQVISEERGFTMENASIEILGTAEKVVIDKDNTTIVNGGGDEAQIKGRVAQIKAQMETTTSDYDREKLQERLAKLAGGVAVLYVGAASEVEMKEKKDRVDDALHATRAAVEEGIVAGGGVALVRAVAALNFEGDNTDETTGIKIVKRAIEEPLRQIVANAGGEGSVIVAKVAEGQGDFGYNAKTDEFVNMLEAGIIDPTKVTRVALENAASVSGMLLTTECVITEVKKDEPAMPMGGGMPGMM; encoded by the coding sequence ATGGCAAAAGAAATAAAATTCGATATCGAATCAAGAGACGCTTTAAAAAGAGGTGTTGATGCATTGGCTAATGCAGTAAAAGTAACTTTAGGACCAAAAGGTAGAAACGTAGTCATAGAAAAATCTTTCGGTGCGCCTCACGTTACCAAAGATGGTGTTTCTGTAGCTAAAGAAATTGAACTGGAAGACAGAGTAGAAAATATGGGTGCTCAGATGGTGAAAGAAGTAGCTTCTAAAACCAATGACATCGCCGGAGACGGAACTACGACTGCTACAGTTCTAGCACAAGCTATCGTAAGAGAAGGTCTTAAAAACGTAGCAGCGGGCGCAAACCCTATGGACCTGAAAAGAGGTATTGACAAAGCAGTAACGGCTGTTGTTGAGAATCTGAAATCTCAGTCTCAAACAGTTGGTGACAACAATGATAAAATCAAGCAAGTTGCTTCTGTTTCCGCCAACAATGATGAAACTATCGGTTCATTAATCGCTGAAGCATTCGGAAAAGTTGGTAAAGAAGGTGTTATCACTGTAGAAGAAGCAAAAGGTATCGACACAACTGTAGATGTTGTAGAAGGTATGCAGTTTGACAGAGGTTACCAATCTCCATATTTTGTAACCAATCCAGAAAAGATGGTTGCGGAATTAGACAATCCTTACATTCTTTTGGTTGAGAAAAAAATCTCTTCTATGAAGGAATTATTACCAGTTCTTGAGCCGGTAGCACAAGGTGGAAAATCTTTATTAATTATCTCCGAAGAAGTAGAAGGCGAAGCTTTGGCAACTTTGGTAGTTAATAAATTGAGAGGTTCTCTTAAGATCGCTGCTGTAAAAGCACCAGGATTTGGTGACAGAAGAAAAGCGATGCTGGAAGATATCGCTATCCTGACTGGCGGACAAGTGATCTCCGAAGAAAGAGGTTTCACTATGGAAAATGCGTCTATCGAAATCCTTGGAACTGCTGAAAAAGTAGTAATTGACAAAGACAATACAACCATCGTAAATGGTGGTGGTGACGAGGCTCAAATCAAAGGAAGAGTGGCTCAGATAAAGGCTCAGATGGAAACTACAACGTCTGACTATGACAGAGAAAAACTTCAGGAGAGATTGGCTAAGTTAGCTGGTGGTGTTGCCGTACTTTACGTAGGTGCTGCTTCTGAAGTGGAAATGAAGGAGAAAAAAGACAGAGTTGATGATGCACTTCACGCTACAAGAGCTGCAGTTGAAGAAGGTATCGTAGCTGGTGGTGGTGTAGCTTTGGTAAGAGCTGTTGCAGCCCTTAACTTCGAAGGTGATAATACTGACGAAACGACAGGTATCAAAATCGTGAAAAGAGCAATCGAAGAACCATTAAGACAAATCGTTGCTAATGCTGGTGGCGAAGGTTCTGTAATCGTTGCTAAAGTGGCAGAAGGACAAGGTGACTTCGGTTATAATGCTAAAACTGACGAATTTGTAAATATGCTTGAAGCTGGAATCATTGACCCAACTAAAGTAACAAGAGTTGCTCTAGAAAATGCGGCTTCTGTTTCAGGAATGCTTTTAACAACTGAATGTGTTATCACTGAAGTGAAAAAAGACGAGCCTGCAATGCCAATGGGAGGCGGAATGCCAGGAATGATGTAA
- a CDS encoding Eco47II family restriction endonuclease, producing the protein MANKYVDFISDEHLLNCIENLHKAYLRAKNNITKQNFYSNKVDTIKLTFDAKFNDINEDDLIQSEILRQIDKSINNSIGTFHEQILGGIDSYEVGNLSGFDIKATDDTLFADIKNKHNTMNSSSAEALFQKLARYADDYKKAKCYWVQILAKGSFNHNWKGEINGKEYSHSRVFKISGDQFYALLSGQDDALFQLYKALPKAIADYMNSAQSEQDIKENSALDEITSETEKSKRSILDQITFENYGYYLGFDKL; encoded by the coding sequence ATGGCAAACAAATATGTAGACTTTATATCGGATGAACATTTATTGAACTGTATTGAAAATCTGCACAAAGCTTATTTGCGAGCCAAAAATAATATTACTAAACAAAATTTTTATTCTAATAAAGTTGATACTATTAAATTGACTTTCGATGCTAAGTTCAATGACATTAACGAAGACGACTTAATCCAATCTGAAATTCTTCGCCAAATTGACAAATCAATCAATAACTCAATCGGAACTTTTCACGAACAGATTTTGGGAGGAATTGATAGTTATGAAGTTGGAAATTTGAGCGGTTTTGACATCAAGGCAACGGACGACACGCTTTTTGCTGACATCAAAAACAAGCACAACACAATGAACAGTAGTTCAGCTGAAGCACTTTTTCAAAAATTAGCTCGTTATGCGGATGACTACAAAAAAGCAAAATGCTATTGGGTTCAAATTTTAGCAAAAGGCAGTTTCAACCATAATTGGAAAGGCGAAATCAATGGAAAGGAATATAGCCATTCACGAGTTTTTAAAATTTCGGGCGACCAGTTTTATGCTTTGCTTTCTGGACAAGATGATGCACTTTTCCAGTTGTATAAAGCCTTACCAAAAGCAATCGCAGATTATATGAATTCTGCACAATCGGAACAAGACATCAAAGAAAATTCGGCTTTGGACGAAATTACTTCTGAAACTGAAAAATCAAAACGCTCAATTCTTGACCAAATAACTTTTGAAAATTACGGCTATTACTTAGGATTTGACAAACTGTAA
- the dcm gene encoding DNA (cytosine-5-)-methyltransferase has translation MCEYLTISETAKLLSKSTKTLRRWDDEGKLSAVREPMSNYRVYRKTEVMELFSDFVQTDAKEPVSNFVEPNHEYKVLELFAGAGGLAVGMEKAGLKCVALNEIDKFACATLRKNRPNWNVLEGDIKDFNFSEYYDKVDVVTGGFPCQAFSYAGKKLGLADARGTLFYEFARVVKEVNPPICIGENVRGLLSHDNGKTLQGMISILDEIGYKVVPVEVLKAIHYKVPQKRERLILVGIRKDINLEYEYPKPHKKIYNLKDALKKGELFDKDVPKSDGAKYPKSKIDVLDLVPPKGYWRDLPLEIQKSFMGGSFHLGGGKTGIARRIGWDEPCLTLTCSPAQKQTERCHPDETRPFTVREYARIQTFPDDWKFEGSVAQQYKQIGNAVPVNLGKEVGYSIVKFLNNYYSLSNPK, from the coding sequence ATGTGTGAATATTTAACTATTTCGGAAACAGCAAAACTGCTGAGCAAAAGTACAAAAACTTTACGTCGTTGGGATGATGAAGGTAAATTATCTGCTGTTCGTGAACCGATGAGTAATTATCGAGTTTATCGAAAAACGGAAGTAATGGAATTGTTCTCTGATTTTGTTCAGACTGATGCAAAAGAGCCTGTTTCTAATTTTGTTGAACCCAATCACGAATACAAAGTTTTGGAGTTATTTGCTGGAGCAGGTGGTTTGGCTGTCGGAATGGAAAAAGCGGGTCTGAAATGTGTCGCACTTAACGAAATTGATAAATTCGCTTGCGCAACTTTGCGAAAAAACCGTCCGAATTGGAATGTTTTGGAAGGCGATATAAAAGACTTTAATTTTTCTGAATATTACGATAAAGTTGATGTTGTAACTGGCGGATTTCCGTGTCAAGCTTTTAGCTATGCTGGTAAAAAGTTAGGTTTAGCCGATGCAAGAGGAACGCTTTTTTATGAGTTTGCAAGAGTGGTAAAAGAAGTAAATCCTCCGATTTGTATTGGCGAAAATGTACGTGGTTTATTAAGCCACGATAACGGGAAAACCTTGCAAGGAATGATTTCTATTTTAGATGAAATCGGGTACAAAGTGGTTCCTGTTGAAGTTTTAAAAGCCATACATTACAAAGTTCCACAAAAACGCGAACGTCTGATTTTGGTTGGAATACGGAAAGATATTAATTTGGAATATGAATATCCAAAACCGCATAAGAAAATTTACAACTTAAAAGATGCTTTGAAAAAAGGCGAACTATTTGACAAAGATGTTCCAAAATCTGATGGTGCAAAATACCCGAAAAGTAAAATTGATGTATTGGATTTGGTTCCGCCAAAAGGTTACTGGCGCGATTTGCCTTTAGAAATTCAAAAATCTTTTATGGGCGGAAGTTTTCATTTAGGTGGCGGAAAAACTGGGATTGCCCGCAGAATTGGTTGGGACGAACCTTGTTTAACTTTGACTTGCAGTCCTGCCCAAAAGCAAACTGAGCGTTGTCATCCCGACGAAACCCGACCGTTTACCGTTCGAGAGTATGCCCGAATTCAAACCTTTCCAGACGATTGGAAATTTGAAGGTTCGGTTGCACAACAATACAAACAGATTGGAAATGCAGTTCCAGTAAACCTTGGGAAGGAAGTGGGTTATTCGATTGTGAAATTTTTGAATAATTATTACAGTTTGTCAAATCCTAAGTAA
- a CDS encoding type I restriction endonuclease — MEADLKLKLEQLHQRVDSLKDQINTEEATKNAFVMPFIQILGYDIFNPTEVIPEFICDIGTKKGEKIDYVIKRDGEPILIIECKHWKEKVDAHNSQLHRYYHVSKSRFGVLTNGHQYNFYADLEKPNIMDEKPFFTLDLSNLKDSSLKILEKFSKNGYNLEEILDSAEALKYIKAIRNEFEKELQEPSDEIVRLLVNRFFAKPLTASRLVTFKEYTRKAFSNSINESISFRLKNALNINETVPSKTVEQIARIDENVETPKFITTEEEVEGSQIIKAILREVLPASRIAFRDTQSYFGILLDDNNRKPICRLHFNSSNKYVELFNNGKDNGEKKLIASLDEIYNFKTELLATIKNYE; from the coding sequence ATGGAAGCAGATTTAAAATTAAAATTAGAACAATTACATCAAAGAGTTGACTCTTTAAAAGACCAAATCAACACAGAAGAAGCAACTAAAAATGCTTTCGTAATGCCATTTATACAAATTTTAGGTTACGACATTTTCAATCCGACCGAAGTGATTCCTGAATTTATTTGCGACATCGGAACAAAAAAAGGCGAAAAAATTGATTACGTAATCAAACGTGACGGCGAACCGATTTTAATTATCGAATGTAAGCATTGGAAAGAAAAAGTTGATGCACATAACTCTCAACTTCACAGATATTATCACGTTTCAAAATCCAGATTTGGTGTTTTGACTAATGGACATCAATATAACTTTTATGCAGATTTAGAAAAACCAAACATAATGGATGAAAAGCCATTTTTCACTTTGGATTTATCTAACCTAAAAGATTCCAGCTTGAAAATACTTGAAAAATTTTCTAAAAATGGTTACAATTTAGAAGAAATTTTAGATTCAGCAGAAGCATTAAAATACATAAAAGCAATTAGGAACGAATTTGAAAAAGAACTCCAAGAACCATCTGACGAAATCGTGAGGCTTTTGGTAAACAGATTTTTCGCCAAACCTCTGACAGCTTCAAGATTAGTAACGTTCAAAGAATATACAAGAAAAGCGTTTTCAAATTCCATAAATGAATCAATCAGTTTTAGGTTGAAAAATGCACTAAATATTAACGAAACTGTTCCATCAAAAACTGTTGAACAAATTGCACGAATTGATGAGAATGTTGAAACGCCAAAATTCATAACAACAGAAGAAGAAGTGGAAGGTTCTCAAATAATCAAAGCTATTTTGAGAGAAGTTTTACCTGCATCAAGAATAGCTTTTAGAGACACACAATCATATTTTGGTATTTTATTAGACGACAATAACCGAAAGCCAATTTGTCGCTTACATTTTAACTCATCAAATAAATATGTTGAGCTTTTCAACAACGGAAAAGATAACGGAGAGAAAAAACTTATCGCATCTTTAGACGAAATATATAACTTCAAAACAGAATTATTAGCTACAATAAAAAACTACGAATAA